A window of Peptococcaceae bacterium contains these coding sequences:
- a CDS encoding pilus assembly protein TadG-related protein, which produces MLKKHLSNEKGTAIVLLALAMASLLGLTGLVADVGLLYVKKQAMQNALDAACLAGAQELPDTGAAEAKALEYAALNGVNAAEIEIFFTNNNQKLTLSCSKTQNLFFLPVLGIDSASLHAVAAAEAGTPGQAFDYALFSGSSSNTLRLNGNNLSIKGSAHTNQNFRANGNYIQLTGACEAVGTISANGNYIEIPYRYPNSSNVEMPDYSDEIQAQAQAAGQVFDTTVQFNGNNINVDHSIYVNGDVHINGNTIDGTGAILAAGDIHINGNCVSASVQDQVCIYSQGNISINGNNITIEGVLYAPGGSIQFNGNYITIKGKVIGNTVSFNGNYISIAGDKCTVTSLPRSGSRLVQ; this is translated from the coding sequence ATGCTTAAAAAACACCTGTCAAACGAAAAAGGAACGGCAATCGTGCTTCTCGCCCTGGCAATGGCTTCTTTACTAGGCCTTACGGGGCTGGTCGCCGATGTGGGCCTCCTGTATGTAAAAAAGCAAGCGATGCAGAATGCTCTCGATGCCGCCTGCCTGGCCGGCGCGCAGGAGCTCCCCGACACCGGGGCAGCAGAAGCCAAAGCCCTGGAGTATGCCGCGTTAAACGGTGTAAATGCAGCGGAAATAGAAATTTTTTTTACAAACAACAACCAGAAACTTACTTTATCCTGCAGCAAAACCCAAAACCTGTTTTTTTTGCCGGTCCTGGGCATTGATTCTGCCAGCTTGCACGCCGTTGCCGCAGCAGAAGCCGGTACGCCGGGTCAGGCCTTTGATTATGCCCTTTTCTCCGGCAGCAGTTCCAATACGCTGCGCCTGAACGGAAACAACCTGTCCATAAAAGGTTCAGCGCACACCAATCAGAATTTCCGGGCAAACGGCAACTACATCCAATTGACAGGCGCCTGTGAAGCCGTGGGAACAATTAGTGCCAACGGGAATTATATCGAAATCCCTTACCGTTACCCCAATTCCAGCAACGTAGAAATGCCCGATTACAGCGATGAAATACAAGCCCAGGCACAGGCCGCGGGCCAGGTTTTTGACACAACAGTACAATTCAACGGCAACAACATCAATGTTGATCACAGCATCTACGTGAACGGCGATGTGCATATAAACGGCAATACTATCGACGGAACCGGGGCCATCCTCGCAGCCGGCGACATCCATATTAACGGCAACTGCGTCAGCGCTTCCGTCCAGGACCAGGTATGCATTTATTCCCAGGGTAATATCAGCATTAACGGCAACAACATAACAATAGAGGGCGTCCTTTACGCACCCGGCGGGTCGATTCAATTCAACGGCAACTACATTACTATCAAGGGAAAAGTTATTGGAAACACCGTTAGTTTCAATGGCAACTACATTTCCATCGCCGGCGATAAATGTACTGTCACCTCGCTCCCCCGCAGCGGCTCCCGTCTCGTGCAGTAA
- a CDS encoding type I restriction endonuclease subunit R — protein sequence MTPTDTSEAGLESLICRTLTGSDCVPRPAGTPAFVAETPAPYGGVGWLPGDPADYDREYCVDLVQLAAFLNSTQPEVAEALDLDNDSPTRRKFLARLQGEVSKRGVVDVLRGGIQHGPYRIELFYGTPSPGNEQARALYEQNRFTVTRQLRYSRDETQRALDLVLFINGLPVFTFELKNRLTKQTVHDAIEQYRRDRNPREKLFELGRCVAHFAVDENEVWFCTHLQGKASWFLPFNKGWNDGAGNPPNPQGLKTDYLWREILTRESLTDILENYAQLVEEKDLKTGKKRRRQIFPRYHQLDVVQKLLADAAAHGVGRRYLIQHSAGSGKSNSIAWLAHQLIGLARDGRPVFDSIIVVTDRRILDQQIRDTIKQFAQVSATVGHAEHSGDLRRFIESGKKIIITTLQKFPFILDEIGNEHRGRRFAIIIDEAHSSQGGRTSAKMSMALSGAGAEDEDETFEDQINRLMEARKLLPNASYFAFTATPKNKTLEMFGEPDPQPDGTVKHRPFHSYTMKQAIQEGFILDVLAHYTPVKSYYKLIKTIEDDPEFDVKKAQKKLRRFVEGHEYAIRLKAEIMVDHFHEQVIAKGKIGGQARAMVVTGSIERAVQYFHAFKAYLAERKSPYRAIVAFSGEHEYGGQKVTEASLNGFPSSQIADKIREDPYRFLICADKFQTGYDEPLLHTMYVDKVLSGVKAVQTLSRPNRAHPQKHDTFVLDFVNEPEVIQKAFEPYYRTTILADETDPNKLHDLKADLDGYQVYAPAQVDELVRLYLNGADRDQLDPILDACVATYMEHLDEDGQVDFKGKAKAFLRTYNFLSSILSYTNAQWEKLSIFLNFLVPKLPAPKEEDLSKGILEAIDMDSYRVEKQATMKIALPDADAEIEPVPTAGGGHKPEPELDRLSNIIKAFNDQFGNIPWTDADRVRKLITEEIPARVAADTAYQNARKYSDKQNARIEHDKALVRVMTALLQDDTELFKQFSDNESFRRWLTDTVFALTYSESSSAR from the coding sequence ATGACACCCACCGACACCAGCGAAGCCGGGCTTGAGAGCCTCATCTGCCGGACACTGACTGGCAGCGACTGCGTACCCCGACCTGCCGGCACTCCGGCGTTCGTTGCCGAGACGCCGGCACCCTACGGCGGTGTGGGTTGGCTCCCCGGCGACCCGGCCGATTACGACCGGGAGTACTGCGTCGATCTGGTTCAGCTCGCGGCGTTTCTGAACTCGACGCAGCCTGAGGTCGCCGAAGCGCTCGATCTGGATAACGACAGCCCCACGCGGCGCAAGTTTCTGGCGCGTCTTCAGGGCGAGGTGAGCAAGCGCGGAGTAGTGGATGTGCTGAGAGGCGGCATCCAGCACGGGCCTTACCGCATTGAGCTCTTCTACGGCACGCCTTCCCCCGGAAACGAGCAGGCGCGGGCGCTCTATGAGCAGAACCGCTTTACCGTCACGCGCCAGCTCCGTTACAGCCGCGACGAGACGCAGCGGGCGCTGGACCTGGTGCTCTTCATTAACGGCCTGCCGGTCTTCACCTTCGAGCTCAAAAACCGGCTGACCAAACAGACGGTGCATGACGCCATCGAGCAGTACAGGCGCGACCGCAACCCGCGCGAGAAGCTATTTGAATTGGGGCGGTGCGTGGCGCACTTCGCCGTGGACGAAAACGAGGTGTGGTTCTGCACCCACCTTCAGGGCAAGGCGTCGTGGTTCCTGCCCTTCAACAAGGGATGGAACGATGGTGCGGGCAATCCTCCCAATCCGCAGGGGCTCAAGACCGATTACCTGTGGCGGGAGATACTCACCCGCGAGAGTCTGACCGACATCCTCGAAAACTACGCTCAACTCGTTGAGGAGAAAGACCTCAAGACCGGCAAGAAACGGCGACGGCAGATCTTCCCCCGCTATCACCAGCTCGACGTGGTGCAAAAACTTTTGGCGGACGCGGCGGCACACGGCGTGGGCCGGCGGTATCTCATCCAGCATTCCGCCGGCAGCGGCAAGTCCAACTCCATCGCCTGGCTGGCCCACCAGCTGATCGGTCTCGCGAGGGACGGCAGGCCTGTTTTCGATTCCATTATCGTGGTGACCGACCGGCGCATTCTGGACCAGCAGATCCGGGACACGATCAAGCAGTTTGCCCAGGTGAGCGCTACGGTGGGGCACGCCGAGCATTCCGGCGACCTGCGGCGATTCATCGAGAGCGGCAAGAAGATCATCATCACGACGCTGCAGAAGTTCCCGTTCATCCTCGACGAAATCGGCAACGAGCACCGCGGGCGCCGTTTTGCCATTATCATTGACGAGGCGCATTCGAGTCAGGGCGGCCGCACCTCGGCCAAGATGAGCATGGCCTTGTCGGGGGCCGGTGCAGAGGACGAAGACGAGACTTTCGAAGATCAGATCAACCGGCTAATGGAGGCCCGGAAGCTTTTGCCGAACGCCAGCTACTTCGCCTTCACCGCCACCCCTAAAAACAAAACGTTGGAGATGTTTGGTGAACCCGACCCGCAGCCCGACGGCACGGTTAAACACAGGCCGTTTCATAGCTACACCATGAAACAGGCCATTCAGGAAGGGTTCATCCTGGATGTGCTGGCCCACTATACACCGGTCAAGAGCTACTATAAGCTCATCAAGACAATCGAGGACGACCCCGAATTCGACGTCAAAAAGGCGCAAAAGAAGCTGCGCCGCTTCGTCGAGGGGCACGAGTACGCCATCCGGCTCAAGGCCGAGATCATGGTGGACCACTTTCATGAGCAGGTGATCGCCAAGGGCAAGATCGGCGGCCAGGCGCGGGCGATGGTGGTGACCGGCAGCATCGAGCGAGCTGTCCAGTACTTCCATGCCTTTAAGGCGTACCTTGCCGAGCGCAAGAGCCCCTATCGGGCGATTGTGGCCTTCTCGGGTGAGCACGAGTATGGCGGGCAAAAGGTCACCGAGGCGAGCCTGAACGGTTTCCCGTCCAGCCAGATTGCCGACAAGATCCGGGAGGACCCGTATCGGTTTTTGATCTGTGCCGACAAGTTTCAGACCGGCTATGACGAGCCGCTTCTGCACACGATGTACGTGGACAAGGTACTCTCTGGGGTCAAGGCGGTGCAGACGCTTTCGCGCCCCAATCGCGCCCACCCCCAGAAGCACGACACCTTTGTCCTCGATTTCGTCAACGAGCCGGAGGTGATCCAAAAGGCCTTCGAGCCATACTACCGGACGACCATCCTCGCCGACGAGACCGACCCGAACAAGCTGCACGACCTTAAGGCCGATCTTGACGGCTACCAGGTGTACGCGCCTGCGCAAGTGGACGAACTGGTGCGGCTGTACTTAAACGGGGCCGATCGCGACCAGCTCGACCCCATCCTCGACGCCTGCGTCGCCACCTACATGGAGCATCTCGACGAGGACGGTCAGGTCGACTTCAAGGGTAAGGCTAAGGCATTTTTGCGAACCTACAACTTTCTTTCTTCCATCCTCTCCTATACGAACGCCCAGTGGGAGAAGTTATCGATCTTCCTCAACTTCCTGGTACCCAAGCTGCCGGCGCCGAAAGAGGAAGACCTCTCAAAGGGCATCCTCGAGGCGATCGACATGGACAGCTACCGGGTCGAAAAGCAGGCGACTATGAAGATCGCGCTTCCCGATGCGGATGCCGAGATCGAACCGGTGCCCACTGCGGGTGGTGGACACAAGCCCGAACCGGAGCTCGACCGTCTCTCGAACATCATCAAGGCTTTTAACGATCAGTTCGGCAACATTCCCTGGACCGACGCCGATCGGGTGCGCAAACTGATCACGGAGGAGATTCCTGCACGCGTAGCGGCCGACACCGCCTACCAGAACGCACGCAAGTATTCCGACAAACAGAACGCACGTATCGAGCACGACAAGGCCCTCGTTCGGGTGATGACCGCGTTGCTCCAGGATGACACGGAGCTCTTCAAGCAATTCAGTGACAACGAGTCGTTCCGGCGCTGGCTGACCGACACGGTATTCGCACTGACCTACAGCGAATCTAGCAGTGCGAGATAG
- a CDS encoding AAA family ATPase, producing the protein MQKTAVARQLSVRYFAPCKAASPSSSPSDRPWGQATDAPFVHIRLNNADYKFDGNAWTNSHPDILIFDSVFVNENVYSGDYVEHEHKKNLYRVIVGAQGVQFARKIEELDGQIRDVNADLREKKESISKHVPPGIAFDNYLGWQPLADIEEQIRQKTEELSNRQRAAAKAGEIQAKQLFVKVQLPSLPSDFSEVLSKQLTDIVVDAERKVREQIARHQMEHQGESWLSQGLAYVKDDRCPFCGQGVQANDLIAAYRSHFSAAYRGLKQEVAQLTQRVNSAIGEAALSSVQQAIAANAALAEFWRQFTAVDLPHISFPDIQQKYATLHEKCLKLATRKQESPTESVKLDAEFTTALAEVDALRTAVAKYNAAVDAVNSRVNEQKAAARSQPDITAVKNELVRLEARKKRFEPEIAEACKAYQEAVALKTRLEQEKNTARQQLDQYCQTILSAYEKSINEYLDQFNAGFRITNTRHLYRGGTPSSHYQIEINKKPLDLGDPRTPAGTPCFKTALSSGDRSALALAFFLAALKQDSDIGRRIVVFDDPFTSLDRFRRTSTQQLIQRLLDSAQQVVVLSHDPLFLKLLYDECPSAATNAKTLQMSKAGNATVIGECDIEAEVQSSYMKDYSVLCAFYRERKGDPRAVARAIRPFLEGLLRTRFPGHFQPNEWLGDFIAKIRAADETSGLQQAKADLTELEAINDYSKRYHHQQNPDDDIEPINEDELHGYVKRTLRLVGGE; encoded by the coding sequence TTGCAGAAAACGGCCGTGGCAAGACAACTCTCTGTGCGATACTTCGCTCCCTGCAAAGCGGCCAGCCCGAGTTCATCTCCGAGCGACAGACCCTGGGGGCAGGCAACGGATGCGCCATTTGTGCACATCCGGCTCAACAATGCCGACTACAAGTTCGACGGCAATGCTTGGACCAACTCACATCCCGACATCCTCATCTTTGACTCCGTGTTCGTGAATGAGAACGTCTACTCCGGCGACTATGTCGAGCATGAACACAAAAAGAACCTCTACCGCGTCATCGTAGGGGCGCAAGGCGTCCAGTTTGCCAGGAAGATTGAGGAGCTGGACGGGCAAATCCGAGATGTGAACGCGGATTTACGGGAGAAGAAGGAATCAATCTCCAAGCACGTGCCGCCCGGTATCGCGTTCGATAACTACCTGGGATGGCAACCTCTCGCTGATATCGAGGAGCAGATACGACAGAAGACTGAGGAGTTGAGCAACCGGCAGCGTGCCGCCGCGAAAGCCGGCGAGATTCAGGCGAAGCAGCTGTTTGTAAAGGTTCAACTCCCTTCCCTGCCGTCTGACTTCTCTGAGGTCCTGTCAAAGCAACTGACGGATATCGTCGTCGATGCCGAAAGGAAGGTACGAGAACAGATTGCCCGACACCAGATGGAGCACCAAGGCGAGTCCTGGCTGTCGCAGGGCTTGGCCTACGTCAAAGATGACCGGTGCCCCTTCTGCGGGCAAGGGGTGCAAGCCAACGATTTGATCGCGGCTTATCGCTCGCACTTCAGCGCGGCCTACAGGGGCCTCAAGCAGGAAGTCGCCCAACTGACCCAGCGGGTGAACAGTGCCATTGGTGAGGCGGCCCTTAGCTCGGTGCAGCAAGCAATCGCCGCCAACGCGGCCCTCGCGGAGTTTTGGAGGCAGTTCACTGCTGTTGACTTGCCTCATATTTCTTTCCCGGACATTCAGCAGAAGTACGCCACACTCCACGAAAAATGCCTGAAGCTCGCCACGAGAAAGCAGGAAAGCCCGACCGAGTCGGTCAAGTTGGACGCGGAATTCACTACGGCCCTCGCGGAAGTGGATGCCCTGCGAACGGCCGTCGCTAAATACAACGCGGCCGTGGACGCGGTGAATTCGCGTGTTAACGAGCAGAAGGCTGCCGCGCGCTCACAGCCCGACATCACGGCGGTTAAGAACGAACTGGTTCGACTGGAGGCACGGAAAAAGCGGTTTGAACCAGAAATCGCGGAGGCTTGTAAGGCCTATCAGGAGGCTGTGGCTCTCAAAACACGCCTTGAGCAGGAGAAGAACACGGCACGTCAGCAACTCGACCAGTATTGCCAGACCATTCTCAGCGCATACGAAAAGTCGATCAATGAGTACCTCGACCAGTTCAACGCCGGCTTCCGCATCACCAACACCCGCCATCTCTACAGAGGCGGCACACCGAGTTCACACTATCAAATCGAGATCAACAAGAAACCTTTGGACCTCGGCGACCCGCGTACTCCTGCCGGAACGCCTTGCTTCAAGACGGCTTTAAGTTCCGGCGACCGGAGCGCCTTGGCCTTGGCCTTCTTTCTGGCCGCGCTAAAACAGGATTCGGACATCGGGCGGAGAATTGTCGTCTTTGACGATCCGTTTACCAGTCTTGACCGATTCCGCCGAACCTCCACTCAGCAACTCATTCAACGGCTCTTGGATTCGGCTCAGCAGGTTGTCGTCCTTTCGCACGATCCGCTATTCCTGAAGCTGCTCTATGACGAGTGCCCTTCGGCGGCTACTAACGCCAAGACCCTCCAAATGAGCAAGGCAGGAAATGCCACGGTCATAGGGGAATGTGACATCGAAGCTGAGGTGCAAAGCTCCTATATGAAAGACTACTCGGTACTATGCGCGTTCTACCGGGAGAGGAAAGGCGACCCCCGCGCAGTTGCCAGAGCCATTAGGCCCTTCCTTGAAGGCCTGCTGAGAACCCGTTTTCCTGGACACTTTCAACCGAACGAGTGGCTTGGTGACTTCATTGCCAAAATACGAGCGGCTGATGAGACAAGCGGTCTGCAACAAGCCAAGGCCGACCTAACCGAACTTGAAGCGATAAACGACTACTCCAAGAGGTACCATCATCAGCAGAATCCGGACGACGACATAGAACCGATCAACGAGGACGAGTTGCACGGCTATGTGAAGCGGACCCTTAGGTTAGTCGGTGGAGAATAA
- a CDS encoding restriction endonuclease subunit S translates to MYRMVYNLKPYPAYKDSGVPWLGEVPEHWDVRRVKRIARLNPSKSEVPLALRDGRAVFLPMEHVGSDGRFDASEVQPISDLWNGFTYFRRGDVIVAKITPCFENGKGACLENLPTAFGFGSTEFHVIRPSKTIVSAYLYRVTTLSEFRRLGADEMTGAAGQQRVPVEFIANFPTPIPPLPEQTAIVRFLDWAERRIRRVIRARKRRIKLLEEYKQALIHQAVTGKIEVRTGKPYPAYKPSGVEWLGQVPEHWDVRKLQTQFRRHGSGTTPSGDEYFGGGIPWVMTGDLNDGLITTTKRTVTPAAIEKISALKLFPPGSLLVAMYGATIGKTGVLAMEACTNQACCVLAEPKTSCSVIFLQAIVNLARPYLIEQSYGGGQPNINAEIVRYLRVPIPPLPEQTAIAEHLDAQTAKLDAAIAADRRSIELLQEFRTRLIADVVTGKLDVREVAAKLPDEPPEEEEEVMEDEGTGEEGEAPVDAEQGAVTEEVEP, encoded by the coding sequence ATGTATCGAATGGTCTATAATCTCAAACCCTACCCCGCCTACAAAGACTCCGGCGTGCCCTGGCTGGGCGAGGTGCCGGAGCATTGGGATGTGCGGCGGGTCAAACGAATCGCGCGGCTCAACCCTAGCAAGTCGGAAGTGCCATTAGCGTTGCGTGACGGTCGAGCCGTATTCCTGCCCATGGAACACGTGGGATCGGACGGACGATTCGATGCATCGGAGGTGCAGCCCATTTCGGATCTCTGGAACGGGTTTACCTACTTTCGGCGGGGTGACGTTATTGTCGCGAAAATCACGCCGTGCTTTGAGAACGGTAAGGGTGCTTGCCTTGAGAATCTACCGACAGCCTTCGGGTTCGGTTCGACCGAATTTCATGTCATCCGGCCATCCAAGACGATTGTTTCAGCCTATCTGTATCGCGTCACTACCCTTTCAGAATTCCGGCGGCTTGGCGCCGACGAGATGACTGGTGCGGCAGGACAACAGCGTGTGCCTGTTGAGTTTATAGCGAACTTCCCGACCCCAATCCCACCCCTCCCTGAACAAACCGCCATCGTGCGGTTCCTGGATTGGGCAGAGCGGCGGATTCGGCGGGTGATCCGTGCTCGCAAGCGACGGATCAAGCTGCTCGAGGAGTACAAGCAGGCGCTCATCCACCAGGCGGTTACCGGAAAAATCGAGGTCCGCACGGGCAAGCCCTACCCCGCTTACAAGCCCTCGGGCGTGGAGTGGCTGGGCCAGGTGCCGGAGCATTGGGATGTGCGGAAGTTACAAACTCAGTTTCGGCGCCACGGCAGTGGCACGACACCTTCTGGTGATGAATATTTTGGAGGCGGAATTCCTTGGGTAATGACGGGCGATCTCAATGATGGCTTAATCACAACAACGAAAAGAACCGTCACGCCCGCCGCTATCGAAAAAATAAGCGCTTTAAAACTATTCCCCCCAGGATCGCTCCTTGTCGCAATGTACGGAGCCACGATTGGCAAGACAGGGGTACTTGCAATGGAAGCATGCACGAATCAGGCGTGCTGTGTTCTTGCTGAACCAAAAACATCATGTTCCGTTATATTCCTCCAAGCAATAGTGAACTTGGCTCGACCATACTTGATTGAGCAGAGTTATGGCGGTGGACAGCCGAACATCAATGCTGAAATTGTGAGATATTTAAGGGTCCCTATCCCACCCCTTCCCGAACAAACCGCCATCGCAGAGCACCTCGACGCGCAGACGGCCAAGCTCGACGCCGCCATTGCCGCCGACCGTCGCTCCATCGAGCTGCTGCAGGAGTTCCGCACGCGTTTGATCGCCGACGTCGTGACTGGCAAGCTGGATGTGCGCGAGGTGGCTGCAAAGCTCCCGGACGAACCGCCCGAGGAGGAAGAGGAGGTCATGGAGGACGAGGGGACTGGCGAAGAGGGTGAGGCGCCTGTCGACGCCGAGCAGGGAGCCGTAACGGAGGAGGTTGAACCATGA
- a CDS encoding nucleotidyltransferase domain-containing protein, with translation MEKVLDTVVEKIVKTVDPDKIILFGSRSRGQEGSHSDYDLLVLKRGINNRRALAHQIYRILVDVPAAVDILVETPEKLERYRNSRGFVYAEAARGRVVYER, from the coding sequence GTGGAAAAAGTTCTTGACACAGTAGTCGAAAAGATAGTGAAGACTGTAGACCCCGATAAAATTATCCTTTTTGGATCAAGAAGCAGAGGGCAGGAAGGATCGCATAGTGATTACGATCTTTTGGTGCTGAAACGAGGAATAAATAATCGCCGCGCTTTGGCCCATCAGATCTATAGAATCCTGGTCGATGTTCCTGCTGCCGTGGACATACTTGTAGAAACCCCGGAAAAACTAGAAAGGTACCGTAATTCACGAGGGTTCGTGTATGCTGAGGCCGCAAGAGGGCGGGTAGTTTATGAGCGATGA
- a CDS encoding HEPN domain-containing protein: MSDELWRLWFQRAKSNLARAELGRQSSDILYEDLCFDAQQAVEKSLKGIMAFLEMDAPKTHSIGYLLKSIEETGKVQVPERLKEAAILTDYAVTTRYPGDWEQIDEAEYKRAVSLAQEVYRWALSLTNQDGEK, translated from the coding sequence ATGAGCGATGAATTATGGCGACTGTGGTTTCAAAGAGCAAAAAGCAACCTCGCCAGGGCCGAACTTGGCAGGCAAAGCTCAGATATTCTCTACGAGGATCTTTGCTTTGATGCCCAGCAGGCAGTTGAAAAGTCCCTAAAAGGCATAATGGCCTTCCTGGAAATGGATGCCCCGAAAACCCATTCTATTGGGTACCTTTTGAAGTCAATTGAAGAGACCGGGAAAGTTCAGGTTCCCGAAAGACTTAAAGAAGCCGCGATTCTTACTGATTACGCTGTAACAACCCGTTACCCGGGAGACTGGGAACAAATAGATGAAGCTGAATACAAACGGGCAGTCTCGCTGGCCCAAGAAGTTTACCGATGGGCGTTATCCCTCACCAACCAGGATGGAGAAAAATAA
- a CDS encoding recombinase family protein: MSAALIYLRVSTEEQAERGYSIAAQREECRAKARELGASEITEFVDEGVSGSILERPALVAALEKLKAGGIRWFICLDTSRLSRSVAHQLLLIDEIKKAGAELIFVNSKFTDTPEDRFHLTVLSAVDEYERARTRLRSLIGKRAKAKAGKLTHSPGLYGYEFDKETDTLNIIEEEAKIIRLMYQWFTSEEDASPYEIARRLNAMGIPSPKGKQWAKQTVKRILANSAYAGILYIRRHDTKDVKFNKYKPPEERVSRKERPREEWVPISVPAIIDKQTWEAAQKRFENSRRRWRSFSTYPYLLSGLMRCGKCGATIHGNLVTSKGKKRAYYVCTAKSPGIPGRERCKSQYLNAPELEEIVWERVSGWLTNPERLRAELQAAFPDETAKALEIELATIEKELVQASKERSRVATMFQKDLIPEVEMEQRLREVKERWEYLSRRRERILRELSRHDLAAQELERLEELAAHVGDALDTLSLEEKKRLVNLLIEEIAVTGKRIDIKAKIPDTIPETVAILETAAAGNSFYGRHDTACG, from the coding sequence GTGAGCGCTGCACTGATATATTTACGAGTGTCCACTGAGGAACAGGCCGAACGCGGCTATTCCATTGCGGCGCAGCGGGAGGAATGCAGGGCCAAGGCCCGGGAATTAGGCGCAAGTGAAATAACAGAATTTGTAGACGAAGGGGTCTCGGGCTCAATCTTAGAGCGCCCCGCCCTGGTGGCGGCACTGGAAAAGCTTAAGGCCGGCGGCATCCGCTGGTTTATTTGTTTAGATACCAGCCGTTTGTCACGCAGCGTAGCCCATCAGCTTTTATTGATTGATGAGATTAAAAAAGCGGGAGCGGAGCTGATTTTTGTCAACTCCAAGTTTACCGACACCCCTGAAGACCGTTTTCACTTAACCGTACTTAGCGCCGTTGACGAATACGAACGGGCCAGAACTAGGCTCCGTTCCTTAATTGGCAAGAGAGCCAAGGCAAAAGCGGGGAAACTTACTCACAGCCCTGGACTTTACGGCTATGAATTTGATAAAGAAACAGATACCCTGAATATTATTGAAGAAGAGGCCAAGATTATAAGACTTATGTATCAATGGTTCACTTCTGAAGAAGACGCCAGTCCTTATGAAATAGCGCGGCGATTGAATGCCATGGGCATCCCTAGTCCCAAAGGCAAACAATGGGCCAAACAAACGGTTAAACGTATTTTAGCCAATAGCGCTTATGCGGGCATCCTGTATATCCGCCGCCATGATACTAAGGACGTCAAGTTCAATAAATATAAGCCGCCTGAAGAAAGGGTAAGCAGAAAAGAAAGACCCCGCGAAGAGTGGGTCCCTATTTCTGTCCCCGCCATTATTGATAAACAAACCTGGGAGGCAGCCCAAAAGCGTTTTGAGAACTCTCGAAGGCGCTGGCGCAGCTTCAGTACTTACCCTTATCTTCTTTCGGGCCTTATGCGCTGCGGAAAATGCGGCGCGACTATACACGGGAATCTTGTTACGTCAAAAGGAAAGAAGAGGGCTTATTACGTCTGCACTGCGAAATCGCCAGGCATACCGGGTCGGGAACGCTGCAAATCCCAATATCTTAATGCTCCGGAATTAGAAGAAATCGTTTGGGAAAGAGTCTCAGGTTGGCTGACAAATCCGGAAAGGCTTCGCGCAGAGCTGCAGGCCGCTTTTCCTGACGAGACTGCCAAGGCTTTGGAAATCGAGCTTGCCACCATCGAAAAAGAATTGGTTCAAGCCTCCAAAGAACGGTCACGGGTAGCGACCATGTTCCAAAAAGATTTGATACCGGAAGTTGAAATGGAACAGCGGCTCAGGGAAGTAAAGGAGCGCTGGGAGTACCTCTCGCGCCGCCGGGAGCGGATTTTAAGGGAACTTTCCCGGCACGACCTGGCGGCGCAGGAATTGGAACGGTTAGAAGAGCTTGCTGCCCACGTCGGAGATGCTCTCGACACTCTTTCTCTTGAAGAGAAAAAGCGCCTGGTTAATCTCTTGATTGAAGAGATTGCTGTTACCGGGAAGCGCATTGACATCAAAGCCAAAATTCCCGACACTATACCCGAAACCGTAGCCATTCTCGAAACTGCTGCTGCGGGTAATAGTTTCTACGGTAGACACGACACTGCATGTGGTTGA